From a single Mycolicibacterium mengxianglii genomic region:
- a CDS encoding Rid family hydrolase, which produces MSYRSSSSHSVEAILDERGLVSDGLVFVSGLTAADAESGIPPQAAVSGEFPYYGADIQKQTTYVLEKLSRVLSTRGCRLEDVVKTQVFLTDCRLFDAFDQIWKKFFPVPPPRTTVGVGSGAMAVPGTLVAVDAIAALPDVVGIRQIDSPRIPKPLANYTPCVAAGDWLFLAGQLPTEFGDTGLSPGAAVNPRFPHHVSSLIAQARFTIGVCQILLEDAGSDWDHTVRVHVFLKNMSEAPLFEALWNDKFDGNPPPYLIIGVDELLTGGAEIEIDVIAVRAGVPKHAATTADRSPDQVGISTAGLAATTFAVARVDVDDAGYRPFAVERALRAAFDSAGAQVGANARPVKVHAFLPRPADVFGLGRALPEGVAETAAISTSPSVDASSISLEVVYRTGV; this is translated from the coding sequence ATGTCTTACCGCAGTAGCAGTTCTCACTCTGTCGAAGCGATCCTTGATGAACGCGGTCTTGTCAGCGACGGACTCGTTTTCGTGTCAGGGTTGACTGCCGCCGACGCGGAGTCGGGCATCCCGCCGCAGGCGGCGGTGTCGGGCGAATTCCCCTACTACGGAGCCGATATCCAGAAGCAGACCACCTATGTTCTGGAGAAGCTCAGCCGCGTACTGAGCACTCGCGGCTGCCGACTCGAAGATGTCGTCAAGACCCAGGTGTTCCTGACTGACTGCCGACTGTTCGACGCATTCGACCAGATCTGGAAGAAGTTCTTCCCTGTCCCGCCGCCGCGGACCACCGTCGGCGTCGGAAGCGGTGCCATGGCGGTGCCGGGCACGTTGGTGGCGGTGGACGCCATCGCGGCACTGCCGGATGTGGTCGGGATCCGCCAGATCGACAGCCCCCGGATACCGAAGCCGCTCGCCAATTACACACCGTGCGTTGCGGCCGGCGACTGGCTTTTCCTCGCAGGTCAGCTACCGACGGAATTCGGCGATACCGGGCTGTCCCCCGGCGCGGCTGTGAATCCTCGTTTCCCCCATCATGTTTCGTCACTGATTGCGCAGGCGAGATTTACCATCGGTGTCTGTCAAATCCTTCTCGAGGACGCCGGCAGCGATTGGGACCACACCGTTCGCGTTCATGTCTTCCTCAAGAACATGAGCGAGGCACCGTTGTTCGAGGCCCTGTGGAACGACAAGTTCGACGGCAATCCCCCGCCCTACCTGATCATCGGAGTAGACGAATTGCTCACCGGTGGAGCCGAGATCGAGATCGACGTCATCGCGGTACGTGCAGGCGTACCCAAGCATGCAGCCACAACCGCGGACCGGAGCCCGGACCAAGTCGGGATCTCCACGGCGGGATTGGCCGCGACCACCTTCGCGGTGGCCCGGGTCGACGTCGACGACGCCGGATATCGGCCGTTCGCTGTCGAACGGGCCCTCCGTGCCGCGTTCGACAGCGCCGGTGCCCAGGTGGGTGCAAATGCACGGCCAGTGAAAGTGCATGCCTTCCTGCCACGCCCCGCAGACGTCTTCGGATTGGGCCGCGCGCTGCCCGAGGGAGTCGCCGAAACCGCCGCGATCAGCACCTCGCCGTCGGTGGATGCGTCGAGCATCAGCCTCGAAGTCGTCTATCGCACCGGCGTCTGA
- a CDS encoding ABC transporter ATP-binding protein, translating into MTLLTVRDLTAGYGKLPVIHEVSLDVRSNETVALVGPNGAGKSTLLKSVFGLVEPMSGRIEFMGTDLATIPTAQLVRRGMAYVPQGGNTFPSLTVEENLRVALMPMGRSKLSTGIDTAFDRFPSLRKRRGSSASTLSGGERQMLAVAGALAAEPKLLALDEPTTGLAPTIVQELIARLAETAKDGVGVLWVVEENPAVILPHCDRVHIMQAGRISPEQDVASVLEDEGLRKLFFGIDEVR; encoded by the coding sequence ATGACGCTGCTGACAGTCCGCGATCTCACGGCCGGATACGGCAAGCTGCCCGTGATCCACGAAGTGTCACTGGACGTCCGGTCAAATGAGACCGTCGCGTTGGTCGGACCCAACGGGGCCGGCAAATCCACCCTGCTCAAGTCGGTTTTCGGACTCGTCGAACCGATGTCGGGTCGAATCGAGTTCATGGGCACAGATCTGGCCACAATCCCCACCGCACAGTTGGTGCGACGCGGTATGGCCTATGTACCGCAGGGGGGCAACACCTTTCCCAGCCTGACAGTCGAGGAGAACCTCAGGGTCGCGCTCATGCCGATGGGCCGATCCAAGCTCAGCACCGGCATCGACACGGCGTTCGACCGCTTCCCCTCGCTGCGCAAGCGACGTGGCAGCAGTGCTTCGACACTATCCGGTGGCGAACGCCAGATGCTGGCTGTAGCAGGAGCATTGGCGGCAGAACCGAAACTCCTGGCGCTCGACGAACCGACCACCGGCCTGGCGCCCACGATCGTTCAAGAACTGATCGCCCGCCTGGCTGAAACAGCCAAGGACGGAGTCGGGGTACTGTGGGTCGTCGAGGAAAACCCCGCCGTGATTCTGCCCCACTGCGACCGGGTCCACATCATGCAAGCCGGCCGGATCAGCCCTGAACAGGACGTCGCATCCGTCCTGGAAGACGAAGGCCTGCGAAAGCTGTTCTTCGGCATCGACGAAGTCCGCTAA
- a CDS encoding ABC transporter ATP-binding protein: MSTSSTTELAFSAHNVSKSFGGVQAVDSVSLQAAKGTITAVIGPNGAGKTSLFNVLTGFDQTDTGEVSLFGDRIEREPAWKIARKGMVRSFQTPVGFPLLSVWENLMAAGAKESESLFRGLFQRSRWLKLERETALRADTLIDELGLKSVKDQRLEDLTAGQTKLVDFARLLMVQPRMVLLDEPAAGVAPNGIGRLADQVTDLRARGITLLIIDHNIQFVFAVSDYVYVMAEGRVVVSGTPDEIAVHPMVAEIYLGSSK, translated from the coding sequence ATGAGCACAAGCAGCACAACCGAATTGGCCTTCAGCGCCCACAATGTCAGCAAGTCTTTCGGCGGTGTCCAAGCCGTCGACAGTGTGTCTCTGCAGGCCGCCAAGGGCACCATCACGGCTGTCATCGGTCCGAACGGGGCGGGAAAGACCAGTCTGTTCAACGTCCTCACCGGCTTCGACCAGACCGACACCGGCGAGGTGTCGCTCTTCGGCGACCGGATAGAACGCGAGCCGGCGTGGAAAATCGCGCGCAAGGGGATGGTGCGGTCGTTCCAAACACCGGTGGGGTTCCCACTGCTCTCGGTGTGGGAGAACCTCATGGCCGCCGGAGCCAAAGAGTCCGAATCGTTGTTTCGCGGCCTGTTTCAGCGCAGCCGATGGCTGAAACTCGAACGTGAAACCGCCTTACGCGCAGACACTTTGATCGACGAACTCGGTCTCAAATCGGTGAAGGACCAGCGGCTGGAGGATCTGACCGCCGGTCAGACCAAGCTCGTGGACTTCGCCCGGCTGCTGATGGTGCAGCCCCGCATGGTGCTACTCGACGAGCCCGCCGCGGGGGTCGCCCCAAACGGTATCGGGCGCCTCGCCGACCAGGTCACCGATCTGCGGGCCCGAGGGATCACCCTGCTCATCATCGACCACAACATCCAGTTCGTTTTTGCAGTCTCGGACTATGTCTACGTGATGGCCGAAGGACGCGTCGTTGTCTCCGGCACGCCTGACGAAATCGCGGTGCACCCGATGGTGGCCGAAATCTACCTCGGGAGTAGCAAATGA